One part of the Bacillus sp. FJAT-27916 genome encodes these proteins:
- a CDS encoding gamma-type small acid-soluble spore protein codes for MANNSSKTNANLVRQQNAQSAGQSQGQYGSEFASETDVQSVREANQKAEQNKAKNSGNFGKQS; via the coding sequence ATGGCTAACAACAGTTCAAAAACAAATGCTAACCTAGTGAGACAACAAAACGCACAATCTGCAGGTCAAAGCCAAGGACAATACGGCTCTGAATTTGCATCTGAAACTGATGTGCAAAGCGTAAGAGAAGCTAACCAAAAAGCTGAACAAAACAAAGCGAAAAACTCCGGTAACTTCGGAAAACAATCTTAA
- the mutY gene encoding A/G-specific adenine glycosylase, whose protein sequence is MKKLASNNIEQFREDLVNWFLEEQRVLPWRMNKDPYRVWVSEIMLQQTRVDTVIPYYERFMEWFPTLEDFAEADEERILKAWEGLGYYSRVRNLHAAVKEVKESYGGTVPNTPEEISRLKGVGPYTAGAILSIAYGLPEPAVDGNVMRVLSRILEIYDDIAKPATRKVFEQAVRELIDHDHTSEFNQALMELGALICTPTKPSCLLCPVREHCQAFEKGLQQELPVKTKAKKTKTVQLSALVLIDKSGRMVIRKRPSSGLLAGLWEFPNYEVSGMEDLKQIMAKEHHLVIEDIRPIGQISHVFSHLVWEITAYEARVENVERFTEEGRKTAFVRDEDFKDYALPVSHQKIYEAHLMNEKQ, encoded by the coding sequence GTGAAAAAGTTAGCCAGTAATAATATTGAGCAATTCAGAGAAGATTTGGTAAATTGGTTTTTGGAGGAACAACGGGTGCTCCCGTGGAGAATGAATAAAGACCCCTACAGGGTTTGGGTATCTGAAATTATGCTGCAGCAAACACGTGTCGATACAGTCATACCTTATTACGAGCGGTTCATGGAATGGTTCCCAACACTTGAAGATTTTGCAGAGGCAGACGAGGAGAGAATCCTCAAAGCTTGGGAAGGTCTTGGTTACTATTCAAGAGTGCGTAATCTGCATGCTGCCGTGAAAGAAGTGAAAGAAAGCTATGGCGGTACTGTTCCAAATACGCCAGAGGAAATAAGCCGCCTTAAGGGCGTTGGCCCTTATACAGCAGGTGCGATTCTAAGTATTGCATACGGGCTGCCGGAGCCGGCTGTTGATGGGAATGTCATGAGGGTGCTCTCGCGCATATTAGAAATTTATGATGATATTGCTAAACCTGCCACAAGAAAAGTATTTGAGCAGGCTGTGAGAGAATTGATTGACCATGATCATACGTCTGAATTTAACCAGGCCTTAATGGAGCTTGGGGCTTTAATCTGTACGCCGACAAAGCCTTCATGTCTGCTATGTCCTGTACGTGAGCATTGCCAAGCGTTTGAAAAAGGGTTGCAGCAGGAGCTTCCTGTAAAGACAAAGGCCAAGAAGACGAAGACAGTTCAATTAAGTGCCCTTGTCTTGATTGATAAGAGCGGCAGGATGGTTATTCGAAAAAGGCCGTCATCCGGACTGCTTGCTGGTTTATGGGAATTTCCCAATTATGAGGTCAGCGGCATGGAGGATTTAAAGCAGATTATGGCCAAGGAACATCATCTTGTCATAGAAGATATTCGTCCAATTGGACAAATCAGCCATGTCTTCTCCCATCTTGTTTGGGAAATCACTGCCTATGAGGCAAGGGTAGAAAATGTGGAACGGTTTACAGAAGAGGGCCGAAAAACTGCCTTTGTGAGGGATGAGGATTTCAAAGACTACGCACTGCCTGTATCCCATCAAAAAATCTACGAAGCCCATTTAATGAATGAGAAACAGTGA
- a CDS encoding metal-dependent hydrolase → MDTGTHLVMGIALGGLATLDPVVAHSSYTATAVMIGTVLGSQAPDIDTVLKMRNNAVYIRNHRGMTHSIPFVLLWPVLITAAASLILPEANVLHTWLWTFLAVFLHVFVDIFNAYGTQAIRPLSSRWVALGIINTFDPFIFGIHIAGLILWAFGLPPGPTFVMVYIIVIGYYLARILEHRSIKELVRQKIPDARRIILSPTMRYHKWKIAVTTGDKYYVAVAENREISILDTFDRHPLPESRVLDAALQDVNLSAFVSFSPVYRWEISYENEMFTVRFIDLRYRSRGRYPFVAIVHLDDQLNILNSFTGWVFTEEKLQKKLNIITG, encoded by the coding sequence ATGGATACCGGTACACATCTTGTTATGGGTATAGCGCTCGGCGGGCTTGCTACTTTGGACCCTGTTGTGGCACATAGCTCATACACTGCGACTGCCGTTATGATTGGTACCGTTCTAGGCTCACAAGCACCTGATATCGACACTGTTTTGAAAATGCGCAATAATGCTGTTTATATACGGAATCACCGGGGAATGACCCATTCTATTCCCTTTGTATTATTGTGGCCGGTCTTGATTACAGCTGCCGCCTCCCTTATTCTTCCGGAGGCAAATGTATTGCATACATGGCTTTGGACCTTCCTAGCCGTTTTTCTCCACGTATTCGTCGATATATTCAATGCATACGGAACACAGGCAATCAGACCGTTATCCTCTAGATGGGTGGCACTCGGCATCATCAATACATTTGACCCTTTTATCTTCGGGATTCATATCGCCGGCTTAATATTATGGGCATTCGGTCTTCCGCCAGGCCCGACATTTGTCATGGTGTACATTATCGTCATTGGGTATTATCTTGCGCGGATTCTCGAGCACCGTTCCATTAAAGAACTTGTACGCCAAAAGATTCCTGATGCAAGACGAATCATCCTCTCACCGACAATGCGCTATCACAAATGGAAGATTGCTGTGACGACAGGGGATAAGTATTATGTTGCGGTTGCTGAGAACCGGGAAATCAGCATCCTTGATACATTTGACAGACATCCATTACCGGAAAGCCGTGTACTTGATGCGGCCTTGCAGGATGTGAACCTATCGGCCTTTGTTTCTTTCTCCCCGGTCTACCGGTGGGAGATCAGCTATGAAAACGAAATGTTCACCGTCAGGTTTATCGACCTTCGCTATCGAAGCAGAGGGCGTTATCCATTTGTGGCAATTGTTCATCTGGATGATCAATTGAATATCCTTAATTCATTCACTGGCTGGGTATTCACTGAGGAGAAGCTCCAAAAGAAATTAAATATCATCACAGGCTGA
- a CDS encoding small, acid-soluble spore protein K: MRNKETGFPYQHDNKFRAETARAKSKYASKRPDGTTNTHPEERMYASSHRDEE; this comes from the coding sequence ATGAGAAATAAAGAAACAGGATTCCCTTATCAGCATGACAATAAATTCAGGGCTGAAACAGCCCGCGCCAAATCCAAATATGCTTCAAAGCGCCCAGATGGCACTACCAATACCCATCCTGAGGAACGAATGTATGCCTCTAGTCATCGGGATGAAGAATAA
- a CDS encoding YfhH family protein — protein MEEKKFSEMTEHELRQTIAELNEKARKAEQLGMVNEFAVHKRRAVMAKAYSLNPKDFEPGEIYGIDGAPGEYFKVEYLKGVFAWGFRLNKGEEEGLPISLLQRLK, from the coding sequence ATGGAAGAGAAGAAATTTAGTGAAATGACTGAGCATGAATTAAGACAGACAATAGCTGAATTAAATGAAAAGGCAAGAAAGGCCGAGCAGCTAGGGATGGTGAATGAATTTGCCGTCCATAAGAGAAGAGCGGTTATGGCAAAGGCCTATTCTTTAAACCCGAAGGATTTTGAACCGGGTGAAATTTATGGGATTGACGGCGCTCCGGGTGAATATTTTAAGGTCGAGTATTTGAAAGGCGTATTCGCATGGGGATTTCGCCTGAATAAAGGAGAAGAGGAAGGACTGCCCATCTCCTTATTACAAAGGTTGAAATAG
- the recX gene encoding recombination regulator RecX, whose translation MPNISKIEQQKRNKNRFNIYLSDEGKAEEYGFSVDEDLLVRMRLSKGMEVDELAIMEIQYRDHVQKAFQSAVHFLSYRMRSEREIAAYLAEKEWEEAVIDEAMHKLREYKYVNDEEYAKAYVRTQMNIARKGPDLIKRELSEKGISVSMQDEALEQYTPALQWENAEALAQKSLKKSKGSHKEAKQKAVLFLTRKGYNMGLAASVADELASVDEDSEWESLVLMGQKFHRKYAKLEEREYGQKMKTALFRKGFQMDLINKFVELGKEQIDNQEYEL comes from the coding sequence TTGCCGAATATTTCAAAGATTGAACAGCAAAAACGAAATAAAAACCGATTCAATATCTATTTATCCGATGAGGGGAAAGCAGAGGAATATGGATTTAGTGTAGATGAAGACCTCCTCGTCCGCATGCGGTTATCGAAAGGAATGGAAGTTGATGAACTTGCCATTATGGAGATTCAATATCGCGACCATGTTCAAAAAGCCTTCCAGTCGGCTGTTCATTTCCTGTCATATCGTATGAGGTCAGAAAGAGAGATTGCTGCTTACCTGGCTGAGAAAGAATGGGAAGAAGCCGTAATTGATGAAGCCATGCATAAATTGCGAGAATATAAATATGTCAATGATGAGGAATATGCCAAAGCTTATGTCCGTACCCAGATGAATATTGCCAGGAAGGGACCGGATTTAATTAAACGGGAGCTTAGCGAGAAGGGAATTTCTGTGAGTATGCAGGATGAAGCTCTAGAGCAATATACACCAGCTCTTCAATGGGAGAATGCGGAGGCTTTGGCGCAAAAATCATTGAAGAAAAGCAAGGGCTCTCACAAAGAGGCGAAGCAAAAAGCTGTGCTTTTCTTAACAAGAAAGGGTTATAATATGGGGCTTGCTGCATCTGTTGCGGACGAGCTCGCATCAGTGGATGAGGATAGCGAGTGGGAAAGCCTCGTACTGATGGGACAGAAATTTCATCGTAAGTATGCAAAGCTTGAAGAACGGGAATATGGGCAGAAGATGAAAACAGCCTTATTCCGTAAAGGATTTCAAATGGACTTAATTAATAAGTTTGTTGAGCTTGGAAAAGAGCAGATAGACAATCAAGAATACGAACTGTGA
- a CDS encoding YfhE family protein yields the protein MDKKKRESMKKSLTTTQEVMYQREFKRADRAGGFSGPKGIRP from the coding sequence ATGGATAAGAAAAAACGTGAGAGCATGAAAAAATCACTAACAACTACACAAGAAGTAATGTATCAGCGTGAATTCAAACGAGCTGACCGCGCAGGCGGCTTCAGCGGGCCAAAAGGCATTCGTCCGTGA
- a CDS encoding YfhD family protein — protein sequence MGRYNHNLVHAKSRKLTADMRGLSDGIDVEFSEALADHDDLVAQERARAADERARARAKQ from the coding sequence ATGGGCAGGTATAACCATAACTTAGTTCACGCTAAATCCCGAAAGCTGACAGCCGACATGCGCGGACTGTCGGATGGAATCGATGTTGAATTCTCAGAGGCACTTGCTGACCACGATGATCTCGTGGCGCAGGAAAGAGCCAGAGCCGCCGATGAGCGTGCAAGGGCTCGAGCTAAGCAATAA
- a CDS encoding ABC-F family ATP-binding cassette domain-containing protein, which translates to MILSVKNLSHGFGDRAIFNDVSFRLLKGEHIGLVGANGEGKSTFMNIVTGQLEPDEGKVEWNKKVRTGYLDQHAVLEKGMTIRDVLKTAFQYLFDIEQEMNDIFASMGDASPEELETLLEESGVLQDILTNNDFYVIDAKVEEIARGLGLDEIGLERDVQDLSGGQRTKVLLAKLLLEKPDILLLDEPTNYLDEQHIEWLKRYLQNYENAFILISHDIPFLNSVINLVYHMENQELTRYVGNYDDFMKVYEVKKQQLEAAYKRQQQEIADLKDFVARNKARVSTRNMAMSRQKKLDKMDVIELAKERPKPEFHFREARTSGKLIFETKDLVIGYTEPLSRPLNLRMERGQKVAFTGANGIGKTTLLRSILGELKPISGQVELGEHLHIGYFEQEVKNPSTKTCIEEIWQEFPSYNQAEIRAALAKCGLTTKHIESRVDVLSGGEKAKVRLCKLINNENNLLVLDEPTNHLDVDAKEELKRALKAFKGSILLISHEPDFYQDIATDVWNCETWTTKVF; encoded by the coding sequence ATGATATTATCAGTCAAGAATTTAAGTCATGGATTTGGCGACCGCGCCATCTTCAACGATGTATCGTTCCGTCTGTTAAAGGGAGAACATATCGGTCTTGTTGGAGCTAACGGCGAAGGCAAATCCACCTTCATGAATATTGTTACCGGCCAATTGGAACCTGATGAAGGAAAGGTTGAGTGGAACAAGAAAGTCCGTACCGGCTACCTTGACCAGCATGCCGTTCTTGAAAAAGGGATGACCATTCGTGATGTATTAAAGACAGCCTTCCAATATTTATTCGATATCGAGCAAGAGATGAATGACATCTTCGCAAGTATGGGGGATGCATCCCCTGAGGAATTAGAAACATTGCTTGAAGAGTCTGGCGTCCTGCAAGATATCCTTACTAATAATGATTTCTATGTCATCGATGCAAAAGTAGAGGAAATCGCACGAGGACTGGGATTAGATGAGATTGGACTTGAACGGGATGTCCAAGACTTGAGCGGTGGACAAAGAACGAAGGTATTACTCGCAAAGCTGTTATTAGAAAAACCTGACATCCTTCTTTTGGATGAGCCGACTAACTATTTGGATGAGCAGCATATCGAATGGCTGAAGCGCTATCTCCAAAATTATGAGAATGCCTTCATTCTCATCTCACATGATATTCCATTCCTCAATAGTGTCATCAATCTTGTTTACCATATGGAAAACCAAGAGCTGACACGCTATGTCGGAAATTATGATGACTTCATGAAAGTATATGAAGTAAAGAAACAGCAGCTTGAAGCCGCCTATAAGCGCCAGCAGCAGGAAATTGCCGACCTGAAGGATTTCGTTGCCCGCAATAAGGCACGTGTATCCACACGTAATATGGCAATGTCCCGTCAGAAAAAGCTGGATAAGATGGATGTCATTGAACTGGCTAAGGAACGTCCGAAACCGGAATTCCATTTCCGCGAAGCCCGTACTTCCGGGAAGCTCATCTTTGAGACAAAGGATTTAGTCATCGGCTATACCGAGCCATTATCAAGACCGCTTAATCTTCGGATGGAACGCGGCCAAAAAGTGGCGTTCACAGGTGCCAATGGAATCGGAAAAACGACGCTTCTGCGCAGCATCCTTGGTGAATTGAAGCCGATATCCGGTCAGGTCGAGCTTGGAGAGCACTTGCATATCGGCTATTTCGAGCAGGAAGTTAAAAACCCATCAACCAAAACGTGTATCGAAGAGATCTGGCAGGAGTTCCCCTCCTATAACCAAGCAGAGATTCGTGCAGCCCTTGCAAAATGCGGCCTGACAACGAAGCATATTGAAAGCAGGGTAGATGTCTTAAGCGGTGGAGAAAAAGCGAAGGTACGCCTGTGTAAGCTCATTAACAATGAGAATAATCTGCTCGTGCTTGATGAGCCGACAAACCATCTTGATGTTGATGCGAAGGAAGAATTGAAACGTGCATTAAAAGCATTTAAAGGGAGCATTCTCCTCATCAGCCATGAGCCTGATTTCTATCAGGACATTGCAACAGATGTATGGAATTGTGAAACCTGGACAACGAAGGTATTTTAA
- a CDS encoding zinc-dependent alcohol dehydrogenase — translation MRAVTYQGAKDIQVKEVEDPKLQKNDDIIVKITSTAICGSDLHIYQGNMPISKGYVIGHEPMGIVEEVGPEVTKVKKGDRVVIPFNVSCGQCFYCQNEMESQCDHSESNPHQDTGGYFGYTERYGNHPGGQAEYLRVPFANFMPFVIPESSELEDEQVLFMSDVLPTALWSVEHAGVKPDDTVVVLGCGPIGLMAQKFAWLAGAKRVIAVDHLDYRLKQAERMNKVETVNLIDYNDTGSYIKDLTSGGADVVIDCVGMDGKKSAIEKIEQKLMLQGGTLSAIKIATDAVRKFGTVQLTGVYGMTYNMFPLEKFFSRNVTIKTGQAPVIHYMPRLYKMIEEGKIDPTEIITHKMPLTDAAKAYSLFNEHEDDCTKVILKP, via the coding sequence ATGCGGGCTGTAACTTATCAGGGTGCAAAAGATATTCAAGTCAAGGAAGTAGAAGATCCAAAGCTTCAGAAGAATGATGATATTATTGTCAAAATAACGTCTACGGCAATATGCGGATCTGACTTGCACATTTATCAAGGAAATATGCCAATCAGTAAGGGCTATGTCATTGGGCATGAACCAATGGGTATTGTAGAGGAGGTTGGACCGGAAGTTACAAAGGTGAAAAAGGGCGACCGTGTTGTCATTCCATTTAATGTCTCCTGCGGCCAATGCTTCTATTGTCAAAATGAAATGGAAAGCCAATGCGATCATTCAGAATCCAATCCCCATCAGGATACGGGCGGATATTTCGGCTATACGGAACGGTATGGAAACCATCCGGGAGGACAGGCGGAATATTTGCGAGTGCCATTCGCGAATTTCATGCCGTTTGTAATTCCTGAATCCTCCGAGCTTGAGGATGAGCAAGTCTTATTTATGTCAGACGTACTTCCAACTGCCTTATGGAGTGTCGAGCATGCTGGTGTGAAGCCAGATGACACAGTCGTTGTCCTTGGCTGCGGTCCGATAGGTTTGATGGCCCAGAAATTTGCTTGGCTTGCTGGAGCTAAGCGTGTGATTGCCGTTGATCATTTAGACTACCGTTTGAAGCAGGCAGAAAGAATGAATAAAGTAGAAACGGTTAATTTAATTGATTACAATGATACGGGCAGCTATATTAAGGATTTGACTAGCGGCGGTGCTGATGTGGTCATCGATTGCGTTGGAATGGACGGAAAGAAATCTGCTATCGAGAAGATCGAACAAAAGTTAATGCTTCAGGGCGGAACATTAAGCGCCATCAAAATTGCGACCGATGCAGTACGTAAATTTGGTACCGTTCAGCTTACCGGTGTTTACGGAATGACCTATAATATGTTCCCGCTTGAGAAATTCTTCTCCCGCAATGTCACCATCAAAACAGGACAAGCTCCAGTCATTCATTATATGCCGCGTTTATACAAGATGATTGAAGAAGGAAAGATTGATCCGACAGAGATCATTACGCATAAGATGCCTCTTACCGATGCGGCAAAAGCCTATTCCTTGTTCAATGAGCATGAGGATGACTGCACAAAGGTTATTTTAAAGCCATAA
- a CDS encoding ferritin-like domain-containing protein, which translates to MYYYYSRNQQQAVDELIKQMKGAIDGEYSAVKCYEKLARMAPNDQERERILEIRNDEIKHFTELVKLYSGIFGRDPKPELIEECPDEYELGLEAAIIDEQNTVDKYLTIADHAANTAVKQFFTRAAKDEQNHAVWFLYLWIKNK; encoded by the coding sequence ATGTATTACTACTATTCGAGAAATCAGCAACAGGCGGTTGATGAGTTAATCAAGCAAATGAAGGGCGCCATCGATGGGGAGTACAGTGCGGTTAAATGCTATGAGAAGCTCGCAAGAATGGCTCCGAATGACCAGGAAAGAGAGCGGATTCTTGAAATACGGAATGATGAGATTAAGCATTTTACGGAATTGGTGAAGCTTTACTCGGGAATATTTGGACGCGATCCAAAGCCTGAGCTGATTGAGGAATGCCCGGATGAATATGAGCTTGGACTCGAGGCGGCGATAATTGATGAACAGAATACGGTTGATAAGTATTTGACCATTGCCGATCATGCAGCAAACACAGCGGTAAAGCAATTCTTCACACGGGCTGCAAAGGATGAGCAGAACCATGCCGTCTGGTTTTTGTATTTATGGATTAAGAATAAGTGA
- a CDS encoding general stress protein: MDKKVIGVYENGEEAVKAVKKLQEEGYDRDDISVVAKDKEETKNITDKTKVDNGLAAGAATGGVLGGLTGLLAGLGALAIPGVGPIVAAGPIAATLSGMAAGIGAGGLAGALVGMGVPDEDAKQYERDVESGKILVLVDPEAQKKYTDRDTYEKSDDPLVQAERTRSEAINPTTGGDPNLRGNTEL, translated from the coding sequence GTGGATAAGAAAGTAATTGGTGTTTATGAAAATGGAGAAGAAGCGGTCAAGGCCGTGAAGAAGCTGCAAGAGGAAGGATATGATCGCGATGATATCTCGGTCGTAGCCAAGGATAAGGAAGAAACGAAAAATATTACGGATAAGACAAAGGTGGATAATGGTCTAGCCGCTGGCGCTGCGACGGGAGGTGTTCTCGGAGGCTTGACTGGATTGCTTGCGGGGCTTGGAGCCCTTGCTATCCCAGGTGTGGGTCCAATTGTGGCTGCTGGACCGATTGCCGCAACTTTAAGCGGGATGGCAGCGGGAATTGGTGCAGGCGGTCTTGCAGGAGCACTTGTTGGTATGGGCGTCCCGGATGAGGATGCCAAGCAATATGAAAGAGACGTAGAATCAGGGAAGATCCTTGTCTTGGTTGATCCAGAGGCCCAGAAGAAATACACCGACAGGGACACCTATGAGAAATCGGATGATCCGCTTGTACAAGCTGAGCGAACAAGATCAGAGGCAATCAACCCCACCACTGGTGGAGACCCTAATTTACGAGGAAATACAGAGCTTTAA
- a CDS encoding DUF948 domain-containing protein — MIIVWISVGLIVASLVFLGIFAVKTMKESKPVMTKMNATITRIQQQTDTIKMQTDHLSATQAKITEDIEYKKQAVNYPVNEAKQIVPRLKTLWAATPFSSLLPKK, encoded by the coding sequence ATGATTATCGTATGGATTAGTGTTGGGCTCATTGTCGCTTCACTTGTCTTTCTTGGCATCTTTGCCGTTAAGACGATGAAGGAATCAAAACCAGTCATGACAAAAATGAATGCGACTATCACACGTATTCAGCAGCAAACCGATACAATCAAGATGCAAACTGATCATTTAAGCGCCACTCAGGCGAAAATTACAGAGGATATCGAGTACAAAAAACAAGCCGTCAATTACCCGGTCAACGAAGCGAAACAGATTGTTCCCCGCTTAAAGACCCTTTGGGCAGCAACCCCGTTTTCCAGCCTGCTCCCAAAAAAATAA
- a CDS encoding HAD family hydrolase has protein sequence MALLIFDLDGTLVETTQLSIPLIQEEIKRYPHLKMPEPKAIQSVFGLPKKEFWETLIPDGKPEELIHIQSSWEVKLLDMMQEHDVLLPYVKEVLSELKERGHRLTTASNCSTAYLERILETQGIEEYFDDPLCIELVQGKKKEEILQAHFAVLPKEEAYMIGDRSSDIEAAHANGIPAIACHFGFADDGELDGADYHIHSLRDLLEIFPK, from the coding sequence TTGGCACTATTGATATTTGATTTAGATGGAACTCTTGTAGAAACAACACAGCTTAGCATCCCGCTTATTCAGGAGGAAATCAAGCGTTATCCTCACCTAAAAATGCCTGAGCCTAAGGCAATTCAATCTGTATTTGGACTTCCGAAGAAGGAGTTTTGGGAAACACTCATTCCAGACGGGAAGCCTGAGGAGCTTATCCACATTCAATCAAGCTGGGAGGTAAAGCTATTGGACATGATGCAGGAGCATGATGTCCTGCTGCCGTATGTGAAGGAGGTGCTCTCTGAGTTAAAGGAGAGAGGACATAGATTGACAACCGCGAGTAACTGTTCAACGGCTTATCTTGAACGAATTTTGGAAACTCAAGGAATAGAGGAATATTTTGATGACCCGCTTTGCATTGAATTAGTGCAAGGAAAGAAAAAGGAAGAGATACTGCAGGCTCATTTTGCGGTCCTTCCTAAGGAAGAAGCATATATGATTGGGGACCGCTCATCTGATATTGAAGCAGCTCATGCAAATGGAATACCGGCTATTGCTTGTCACTTTGGCTTTGCGGATGATGGAGAGCTGGATGGAGCAGATTACCATATTCATTCCTTGCGCGATCTTCTTGAAATCTTCCCAAAATAA